In Leucoraja erinacea ecotype New England chromosome 15, Leri_hhj_1, whole genome shotgun sequence, the following proteins share a genomic window:
- the LOC129704383 gene encoding uncharacterized protein LOC129704383, with protein sequence MTVRAVYCSGCQMWEVMVSDGPPDVHICTRCSEMGLLRDRIRILEQQLDDLYLVRESEEVIEGSYREVVTPKPRERDMWVTLRKGKGQRQGRVSTPMSVHLANKYSCLSTDGGDSLPGGSESGRASSTETGPVAPKGRDKKKRAIVIGDSIVRGSDRRFCGRSRETRMVVCLPGAKVSDVSQRVQDILKSEGEEPEVVVHIGTNDIGKKREEVLKGGFRELGGELRKRTKKVTISGLLPVPRDSESRNGARWRINAWLKDWCRGQGFKFLDHWDFFWGRWDLYRKDGLHLNPRGTNILAGKFAKATGETLN encoded by the coding sequence atgacagtcagagcagtgtactgttcgggatgtcagatgtgggaggtcatggtgtcggatggccctccagacgtccacatctgcaccaggtgcagcgagatggggctcctaagggaccgtattaggatcctggagcagcagctcgatgacctctatctggtcagggagagtgaggaggtcatagaggggagttatagggaggtggtcacaccaaaaccacgggagagagacatgtgggtcacgttaaggaagggcaaggggcagaggcagggacgagtgagtactccaatgtcggtacaccttgcaaataagtactcatgtttgagtacggatgggggtgacagcctgcccgggggtagcgagagcggacgggcctccagcacagagaccggccctgttgctccgaaaggtagggacaaaaagaagagggcaatagtaattggggattctattgttagggggtcggataggcgattctgtggacgcagtcgggagaccaggatggtggtctgcctccctggtgccaaggtctcggacgtgtctcaacgcgtccaagatatcctgaaatcagagggagaggagcctgaggtcgtggtacatataggtaccaatgacataggtaaaaaaagggaagaggtcctgaagggaggatttagggagttgggaggagagttaaggaaaaggaccaaaaaggtaacaatctcaggattactgcctgtgccacgcgacagtgagagtaggaatggagcgaggtggaggataaatgcgtggctgaaagactggtgcagagggcagggattcaagtttctggatcattgggacttcttttggggaaggtgggacctgtacagaaaggatgggttgcacttgaacccgagggggaccaatatcctggcggggaaatttgcaaaggctactggggagactttaaactag